A region from the Hydra vulgaris chromosome 08, alternate assembly HydraT2T_AEP genome encodes:
- the LOC136083253 gene encoding histone-lysine N-methyltransferase SETMAR-like, whose translation MAVSDAIIRTCLLYEFKLGTKAAEACRKICAAFGEGTITEWTGQKWVKKFFSGNENLEDEPRSGRPSIVNNKDIKLAIEQDSSQTCQDLALRFNVSDETIRLHLHQLGKRWKLSKWVPYELSETNKLQRLTICSSLLSRHNLVPFFDRMLTCDEKWFMYCNKKRTYHWLDSNDPVPMTPKPKIHQQKVLLCVW comes from the coding sequence atggCTGTGTCAGATGCGATAATTCGCACTTGTTTGCTTTATGAGTTCAAACTTGGAACCAAAGCTGCAGAAGCTTGTCGTAAGATATGCGCTGCTTTTGGGGAAGGTACCATAACAGAATGGACGGGTCAAAAGtgggtaaaaaaatttttttctggaaATGAAAACCTTGAAGATGAACCAAGATCTGGAAGACCATCCATCGTAAATAACAAGGATATCAAGCTGGCAATCGAGCAGGACTCCAGTCAAACATGTCAGGACCTTGCCTTAAGATTTAATGTGAGTGATGAAACTATTCGTTTACATTTGCACCAACTTGGAAAACGTTGGAAGTTGAGCAAATGGGTACCTTATGAGTTGAGTGAAACAAACAAGCTACAGCGCTTAACCATTTGTTCTTCATTGCTTTCCCGCCACAATTTAGTGCCATTTTTTGACCGGATGTTGACGTGCGACGAAAAATGGTTTATGTACTGCAACAAAAAACGAACATATCATTGGCTAGACAGTAACGATCCAGTACCGATGACTCCTAAACCAAAAATTCACCAACAAAAGGTTTTACTGTGTGTATGGTGA